CCGTTGACACACGTCTACAGGAAGTGACTCTATGTTGTTGTTGCCCTGACACACCTGCTACACCCACGACTGTGTGTTTCCCATATGGTGAAATATAATAGAAAATATGAAAGTGATCTTTTAGCAACGTGGACCTGAGGGTTTGACCCAGAGGTCGACCACGGCTGCAGCTCATCTGAGGACCTAGAAGAAGATTTAACTtcttaaagacagagacacaaactggATCTGCAGCAACATGTGTGAGTCTGAAAGGAGAACGTCACTCTGCAGGATGTGATCAACACTCGTCTGTGACTGAAGAACAGAATTCAGATCCTGTTCAGCAGCATCGGTCCAGTCATCACATcaactacacaactacacaactacacaactacaTCGTGAGGACGTAACTTTCCTGTATTTGGTTTGTTCAGGTTGATTCAAACTTGAACGAGGTCACTGAGGAGAACGAGGTCAGTGGAGACTCAGTGTATGACTCAGTGTGACACAAAGGACACGATGCAGGTCCCACTAAACTTCACCTGAACCAACTTCCAGCTTCACTGAGACACGTCGTCACGAAGGTTCACGTGTCGCTGAGTGAAATGAGAGTTTAGCTTCGTTATAGAAAACAAACCAATGCTCACGAACAGGGAAACATCTGATttgaggagagcagcaggaacacGAGGACGTGAAGAACAGGACGTCTTGTTCTGACAAACTAAAGTAGAAGTTAAGGATGTTCCTGCAGATTCACTTTGAACTATCAGAGTCGGCCTCAAGCGTTGAAAcacttaaatgttgtgttttacttttaacTGTGGAGCTGCAGTAAACAACCAGTGACACGTGAAGCCTGTACAGACCTTGGTTGGGCTCGTCCATGGAGAACGCCTTGTTCTCCATGAACATGCTCTTGGCGCTCTGCTCCTTCAGGATGTTCTCGTAGCCGACTCCTTGGCTCGGGTACAGCTCGTCCCCGGGGCTCGGCTGAGGCTCGTCCTCGCTGGTGGAACAGCAGATCTCTGGGATGGTGTAGATGATGAGGAACACCCAGGCGTTGGCCACCAAGGCGATGGCCAAGGTGGGGTCGTCCCACGTGGGCCCCCCGTGCCGCTCGTTGCCGTAGACGTACATAACGATCCACGCCACCCAGATGCCCACAGAGAACAGGCCGCTCAGGAGGACGCAGGCGCCTTCCCTCTTCCACTGGTTGTGTTTGCCCGCCATGACGGTCAGACTGGCCACCACCAGCGCCAGGATCAGGGTCAGCACGTAGATCAGCGCCATGACAAAGTCCTGGTTGGCGATGTTGCAGGGCGTGGCTGTGGCTCTGCTGCTCTCAGCCGTGaggttgagcagcagcagcgggtgGCGCACCACCGTGATGATCAGCCACTCCGTGTTGATGACCACCTCCACCAGCCACAGCCCCATCGCCCCCAGACACAAAGCCCAGGCCGGGGGCCCTCTGTCCCGCCGGGCGAGGAGGTTCAGCCTCACGCTCTGCATCAGGAGGCAGGAGAAGCAGCCGCCGAACAGCACGCCGAACAGGAACCTCCGGGAGGCGCAGGTGGAGAAGTCCTTCCCCACGATGAAGGCGAAGGTGAGGCAGAAGAGCCCGCCGGTGAAGACCAGGAAGCCGGCGTGCAGAGCCACCGAGCTCTTGCGGCCCTTGTCCTTCATGAAGGGCAAGCTGGCCAGCAGCGAGATGAAGAGCACGAAGGAGAAGACCACGCCGGCCGCCGCCAGGGCCTCCAGCACCACCCCCCACACGGCACCGAGGTCACACAGGTTGTAGTAGAGCGAGTCCACGTCAGGGCCGCAGCCCCGAGGCGTGTTGTTGGCCTCCATCAGGGGACGTGTCTCTGGAACAGAACCTGAGGAGACGGACACACAGAGACGAATGTGTGAGACTAATCTCAAGCTTAAGTGCGTCAGTGACGGAGGATCAAGACGTCGTCTCCACCCAATCGAGCAAATATCAGAATCTAATGAGTCAGAACAACTCACACAGCAAATATGAGATAAAAATAAGTCCCTGAGAAACAGTGGGAAATCAAAAGAATGTGAAACTCTGGACTCTGACGTGAATCATTAACATGATCTGACGACAAATATTGATCCTGGACATTTCACATGAATCACGGAGGTGAGAGGGCATCGAACCCGAGGGACAGGACGTTCCCGGGGTGGAGAACGTCTGCCAGCTTTTTCAAGTCAGACTTTCccttgtgtctctttgttaCATCTGGTTTCATTCACATGCATCAAATCGAGTTCAGACGTTTAGTTCTTCAAAGTCCTCACTCACAACCAGGATCTGTCTGAAGAGCAGGAATCAGTCAGGATCGTTAACTGGAGGCTTGTTTGACCTTCAGTGAACTGATCCTCACTGATGTTCTTGtttcaggagaaggagcagcttcagtttCATGTGTGAGACTCAGGCCTGTGGTTAACGCAGATTCACAGTCTCATCACGAAACAGAGGAAACGAAGAGAATTAAATATGCACAAAGCAAAAAGTCACGAATGAGCCGCGGCAGCAGATTGGTGAAGACGACCTGAAGATGGAGGTGAGGCCGAGGAGCTCGAGACTCAACACGTGAAACTGAGATAAATCATCTACACGAAGAAAAACTGTGATTGAAAACATCCAGTGAGTGTCGGAGCTTCTCCTCACACGACTTGACAGTTAACTAAGTAAATCATCCACAGGTTTATAAATATAACCTTGACGTGCAGCATGGAAGTCGACTGACAGCTCCAGAGGATACatcagaataaaacatgttgtaAATCCATGTTTCTCTTCCTGATCAGAATTTACATGTAACACGAAGCCCAGTGAGAGGATGGAGGCTCCATAGCAACACATCTCATCACCAGTTTAATTATCACATAATAAAAAATAGTCTATAAAGGTTTTTATTGCattaactgaaacacacacaggtgcaggAGCTACTGGGACTAGAAGTTTGAGTGTCAGGATAATTAAAATGTAAGCACAAAACTCCACGTTCAGCTCAATAAactcaataaactttatttattctttgtttatttaacagTGACGTTGCTGATATGTTCTCGCTTCTGTGACATCATGTAAGAACATATTAATTACTCTGAGTCTCTAAATACACAGAAACACGTTTTATCACATGAACTCATGCATGATGTCATTAacattaatctttaatcttattGATAAATAGAATATGAGTGTGATGTGCTCACGAACCTGATTCTCTGCTTCACCTCTGACTTCTGTTCTTCACCTGCTGAAAAACACGAGGACGAAGCATCGAGgcaggaaaacaggaaacaagcGAAAGTTTCTTCTCTCGACAGAAAATATGAAAAGTCTGAAGAAGTCAAATCATctggaaagaaaaatgaaatgtttcaagAGATTAAAGAATCATTGGACGAACGTTTCCTCGCGATGTGAATCTGACtgtgatgctctctctctctctctctctctctctctctctctctctctctctctctcacacacacacacacctctttctTTCTGACGCTGTTTGCTCAGTttgattttcttcttcctcgtcttcttgttcttcttcttgttgttcttcttgtttttgttgttcttcttcttgttcttctaactattattattattattattattgataaaaacttaaaacaaaaacaaactcaggATCACGTGcagtctgtgggtgtgtggcgCCACCTGGTGGTGAAGAGCAAAATCCAAGAAGTCTGAATTTACTAAATTCTGAACATTGAcacaatattttcattttagaaAATGTTTACCTCATAAATTGTGtctcaaacaaaaaaatgttctATCACAAATAACaccattttaaaattaaatactgGACATAAACTAATTGTGATACTATTTTCATTTCAACATTGATATTTTATCTCAAGACTACAGCTTCACATGTAAAGCTGATTTACCAGCTGTGTTGTGACATGTGACAAATAAACTTCTGTATTTTCTGTTGTATTCTATCTTACAGttgattttatattaaatttatcgtctttttagatattttattttgagtCTACTTTCCTAGGACTCACGTTACACTCTTGTGAATGTCAGGTTTGGCCTTTTTTAAATCCGAGTGAGCATAATATTCAGAAATGATATTTTTAAGCAGCAGTTTAGTTGTTATGCTCCAGTTTGGCTCTGTCATTCTCCCTCCAGCCACTAGAGGCCCCCCTCCCCTTCTTATGTCTCAGTCACCTGAcctaaaaacacttttataatTTCACCTGTTCACAAAGAAGAGAATCTTTTGCTCCAGTTGGAATTAATATCATATCATTTCTGTTGTTATGAGCTCGTCCAATGAGGTTTCATCTGCATGTGACTGTCACTCTGTTTTCTGTCGTGTGGCTTTTATATAAAAGTagataaattaaaaagatgATTCACACGATTTACCTGCGGCCAGCCACAGCTGCTCTAACGGGATTGGTCGGACTCCAGATGATGTCACCAGGGAAGATGGCGGCGCCCGAGATGTTTTAGCTTCATCCTGTACgaagggaggaagtggacacgTGTCCtgcatctttatataaagtccatCGCTACCTTTATTTATAGCTGGACACAATGAGCTTCCTGTGTTTGGACAAGTCCCATCTGATAGGACTCACTTGTCACTCGCCCCGGTGTTTGATTCCCTGGGACACctgctcagcagcagctcaggctGAATGGGAAGCCAGTGTTTGAACAGAGGACAGATGGCGAGCAGACGGGAGGACGAGTGTCCAGCAGAGTTTACCTGCTCTTTAATGTCCTCAGCCGTGTCCTCTGTGGACGTGCGAGACTCCATTACACTTTAATCAAAAGCTGCTCCGGCTTCTTAACATCATATCATCATCGTCCAGCTGTTTGTCCAGTGGCTGTCCTCTGCtcgctctctgtcctctctgtcctctctgtcctctgctcgctctctgtcctctctcacctctctgtcctctctcacctctctgtcctctctgtcctctctgtcctctctgttctctctcacctctctgtcctctctgtcctctctcacctctctgtcctctctcacctctctcacctctctgtcctctctcacctctctgtcctctctgtcctctctgtcctctctcacctctctgtcctctctgtcctctctcacctctctgtcctctctgtcctctctgtcctctctgtcctctctcacctctctgtcctctctcacctctctgtcctctctgtcctctctgtcctctctgtcctctgctcgctctctgtcctctttgtcctctctcacctctctgtcctctctgtcctctctgtcctctctgtcctctctcacctctctgtcctctctcacctctctgtcctctctgtcctctctgtcctctctcacctctctgtcctctctcacctctctgtcctctctgtcctctctcacctctctgtcctctgctcgctctctgtcctctttgtcctctctgtcctctctgtcctctctcacctctctgtcctctttgtcctctctgtcctctctgtcctctctgtcctctctgtcctctctgtcctctctcacctctctgtcctctctcacctctctgtcctctttgtcctctctgtcctctctgtcctctctcacctctctgtcctctctcacctctctgtcctctctgtcctctctgtcctctctgttgtTGTCAGGCAGCGGGAGACGTCTTCAAAGAAACGCTTCATATCTACATCTGCCTCCAGACTCTCAGAACTCAGCGAGGGACGAGCGAGGGCCACAAGAGCAGAGCGACGCGGGGGCCAAGCGGGGGCCAAGCGGGGGCCAAGCGGGGGCCACGCGGGGCGACCGACCCCGATGTCTCACACTGTtacaggaaacccagagagGACGGACGAGCAGGCAGGTGTCTCGCTGTGGACACGTTGACCCTGGTCACATACAGAGCAGATTGAACTGACTCACATGTtgagacagaaaacatcagactgagagacagacgagTTCAACACTGATTTAAAGTTTCCTCCAGTTCCACTTTGAGACAAACAGGACAAAGTTAATACAAACTCACTTTCACTTCTCTGGTGTTTACATGTTTTCAATGTGTCTGAAATCCGGACAGAACCAgatcagagctgcagagacaacCAGACGACATCATCACACACTTTACTCACGtgcattcattaaaaaaacacacacatgttgttcATCAATACTAACAATCATATCTGCAAATGAACAGTTACAGGTTTTACGAGCAGATCTACACAACAACTTCAATTCAGCTCAAGTCCTGTTGTAGAGAATGGAAATGTACCTGGTGACtttagagtttgtgtgtgtgtgtgtgtgtgtgtgtgtgtgtgtgtgtgtgtgtgtgtgtgtgtctgtgtgtgtgtgtgtgtgtgtgtgtgtgtgtgtgcagaccaCTGATCTGTGGTCTGTGTAGTGGAGCTCTACTGGTCGGTCTGTTTGAagagcagcctcctctctcctgcttcACTTCTCGCTCCGTCCAGATTCATCTCAGGAGGATTTAGTATCTGGAGCCGAGTTCAGGATCCTCTCAcgactgcagcagctcagatgAAACCCTCGTTCCTCCTCACAGAGACTCAGAGTATTTAACACCGACTGAATCACACTAACCACTGATTCACTCACAGAGAAACCAAACcggtttcctttttttcctcgtGACTATAAAACACATTCTGTCACATTTCTACCGTCGATGGAaacgagaaaacaaaacaaattcttcAGAAGAAAAATAAGTAAGTTGTCGTCTCATCTGGTTTATCTGGACGAAGATCAGCTGCTGACACTTCATCATGATACGAATCACATTCTTCTTCTGATCCGAGGTCGAGTCGGGGCCCAGGGCCGTAGCTGGAGCGTCCCCGGGGCCCGACGGGCTCGGGGGCCGTGGGACGCCGGGTGTTTCGGATTAAGAGGGCGGAGCAAAGGGTCACGAGGGTTCCGTGGCCCTGCGAGTGGACAGGGGGGTGGGCTCCCCCTGCCAGCGCTTGTGGTTCCCACTGtacagggaggagatggaggcgtGGTTGGGGGCCTGGTGCTGCCGCAGAGCGCGGCGGGGATACAGCGGCCCCCCCCGGAGCAGCATCACGTCCCGCACGGCGCCGCGGAACGGCTTACTGACGAAGCAGTAGAGGAAGAAGTTGACGGCCGTGTTGAGCATGGCCAGCATGTTGGACAGGTCGTAGGCCAGGTGGACGCGCCAGTCCCTGTGGACCGAGGACACGTACAGGTGGTAGATGACCACCACCGTCCTGGGGGCCCACAGCACAGAGAACACCGAGGTGATGGCCAGCAGCATGGCCGTGGTTTTCCCCAGTCGCCCTGGAGGGGCCGACTTCGGGCCCGACTCCTCGTGGCtgcgctgctgccgctgcctcaCCCTCAGCGTCCGGATGATCAACGAGTTCAGCACCAGGAAGATGCTGCAGGGCAGGAAGTAGATGATGGTCACGTGTGTCCATATGAGGACGGTGTCCCTCCCCGTGGGGGGGTGGCTGTTCCTCCACATGTCTGACCACCAGAAGAAGGGCACGCCGGACACGAGCGACAGCGCCAGGACCACGGCGATGATCCTCCTGGCCCGGGCCGGGTAGCTGATCTGGCGGTGGAGCAGGGGGTGGCACAGCGCCACGTAGCGGTCCACGGTGAGCGGCACGGTGGACCAGATGGACGCGTGGTTGGCAGCGAACTCAGCGGCGCTGACGGAGTGCAGCAGGAGTGAAGGGACGTCCCGGTGAAAGACCGCCGTCTCCAGCAGGAAGCCgacgaagatgatgaagagttgGGAGAGGATGTCTGAGCCCGTCACTGCCAGGAGGTAATAGTACAGAGCCTTCTTGGTGCGGGACGCCAGGCGGGACAAGGCCACCGCCGTGAGGACGTTCACTGAAAGAGACAAACATCAGGTCAGGtctgagcaggaggaagagaaccAGGTCAATCtgtggtgacctctgacctcaggtcaTCTCTGGGTCACGTGAGAGGAAACTGTTCCTCCAAAGAAACGACTACTTCCAACTTTCCTGGTTCTTCTGAACTAACTGATGAAAGTTATAATCAGGGGATCAGACGTGTTCTTCAATCTGAACAATGAATGAATCTGTCTTTTATGTAAAACTGTCTCTGTGGATTTTACAGGATCTGTTCTCTTGTCGACAGCAGAATATTTATAttcactctgacctctgacctttcaccTCTATGTCCCTGTGAGGACAATGAGGAGACCCAGAGGTCGTGTGGACGctcgtctcctcgtcctcttgTTGTGATCCCCGCTCTCCTCCTGATTCCTGCTCGATCAATATTCATCGACTTGTGGACGAAGCTCAGTAATGAGAACAACGCTGGTGTAAACACCTTCCATCAAACTGGCAGTTATTTCCACTTCCTGGATTATTGAGGCGATACGTTTAGCTGTGGTTGGATTCCAGGGACGGTTGGACATGAGCTCATAAACACAAACGTATTGACGGTCAGATCATTGGATTATTGCCGCCTGTGAAAAGAGCCGTCAGAGGCTGAGATGCTGCGACACTGTATTATCTGAATGGACCATTAGAGCTGCAGCAAAGAACCTGAGCATTGATTTCTCCTGTCGGGGGCAGGTCCCACTTTTCAGCGGGTTCTCGGTTTACACATCGAACTGAGGCTCAGTGAGAAGCAGCCGATTAAAAGACGTCTACTGGCCTGAACGGGTCGGTTCTGTGGAAAGAGAGGCTGAGCTCAGAGAAACGTCTGGTACCTGGGActcccacacacagcaggaCGCTGTAGTAGATGACCGGGATGAAGCCCAACACACACTGGGACTTCTGCAGCTCCTCGGGCTTCAGGCCCGGCTCCCGGGGGCCGGGGGCCGTCACATTGGGCCAGTCGATCATGACCCTGGTGCTTCCCCTGGAGAAcgaggcagagacagagcaaCGGGTCAAAGTCTGAACAGAGAAAACCCAGAAAACGAATCACTTGGTCCGACTGTGGATTTAAAGGATGAGTCTGATGTTTCCATCCTTTTCTTACTGTAAACAAATCCCCAGAGACAGAGTCGTGTTGTGGGAAAGAACAGAGAGTTGGATTTAAAGGATCTAAAGGATTTAAACTGCTGTGTAATACTGAAACGGGTCGGAGATCaagaattattaaatgtttttgtgctTTTTATGCTGCACGTTAATTAGATATAAAcatctaaatataaataatgttttgaatgttttatcAGTTTTTTATCCAAATTGCAGTGGAAAATTAAAAGGGcaaaattcagttttaaattAAGGAATGACTGAATATCAAAAGTTGTTGATTTAGTTTCTCAATGGACTATTTATTGAATAAAGATCTAGTTTCATAATCAAGGGATGAACTTATTCAACAGAAggtaaaatacatatttaaacctagtttaaataatatatatttaaactagGTTTCATTTGCAAAAATTCTTATTTAGTAaatcaataattatttaaattaaatccttTGGTTTAATGAGGTCAGGGAGGAGCCTGTGAGTGACAGGggttgatattatatatattaatataacgAGTCTAACATGATGACATCACGTGAACAGGCTTCATCAGCTAAATGATGTTCGCTGAGTCAAACAGATTCAAACAGTGAAAACGAGAAGTCAGTGAAAACGCAGCGTTTGGACTCAGTCGATTAAACGTCAGCTCGTCAACACCAGATGGGCCGAACgccacgacccccccccccccccccccccctacccacTGTCATTACCGTCTCCCTGCCTGACCTTTCACCTGGTGCCGGCCGTCCTGttttcctccgtctctctcctcctAATTTACTCCACTCATGCATGAGGCCATATTTGAACTGTGTTATCTCTGCAGCCTTCACTCACAAACCATTTGTAGAAGCTCGACCAACGTCAACACCATCACGGCTGAAACCGGCCTCACGACTGAGGGTGAATCACCAACTCTCTGGTTTCTGCCATCgtaaaaaaaagctgtttaTGTGCCAGAACCCTGCAGGTGAAGAAGAGCGCTCGGCTGCTCAGATTCACCTCTGCACGTGAAGAAGAGTCTGAAATAGACTCACGGAGATCGATGGTGTAACTCAGTCTGAGGCTCAGAGCTGGAGAACTGTGGTCGTCTGGGACGGAGTCGTGAGGGACTCGAGTCACGACCTCTAAAAACGTCTTGTCCTTGTTACCTGGTAGAAGATGTGAAACGTCTCCGAGGTCCACTCATTAAAAACTGAATCATACATTTAAATTATTCTATTTCATATTTACGTTGTGTTAAACATAGCCCTTtttatttgatctaaaaaaaaagttttaatttagaaaatggAGCATCCAATGATGTTGTGTAATAATAGCAGAGTTTTCCtgaggtaataataataaaaataataatattaataatacattttattttatgacaCCTTTCTCTACACCTAAGAATACCTAAAACAatttaatgaataattaaagtaaaaccaAGCGTTGAATTCAGGCCATAACAACATGAGTCAATAATATCTTTAAAGATTTGTTATCCTCTGTTGTTTCCAATGTaaacaaaaagaagagagagaatagGCATCTGGGTGAAATGAAGGATGTTAAGTTTGTTATGGCCTCAATACTATATGTTCTCATTAATTTACTCTAGATATAAGGTTCCTGTCtcatcctctgtttcctctgaacTTCTCCTCCGTCCTGATGTTGTGAGACGACGTCTTCACGCTCCAGCGTTTTGACACTAAGTCTTAAATCCAGACCATGAATCAGGAGATTGTCGTCTTTGTGTATCGATGAAAACATTCTCAGATTTCACTCTGTGTCACGTCACCGGCTCCATGTGCTGAGTCGTCTTATTCAGTATTAATAAGAGCTCAGCTCCCACAGGAGAAGCAGTGTGggacctcctctctgttttctaCTGACCTTatatatgaaatgtgtttttacagcaTAAGAAAACATAAGTTTCACTCTGGAGAGAAACAGATCAGTGAATTAAAGACTccagcaggaaacagaaacgTGCTCCAGTGAGTTTATCTCTTATCTGTTTGATTTCACATCAGATAGAGAAAAACGCACAACAAcagtttgatgtgtttttaaatcaccaCTTTCCACAGCCTCAAAGGTTAAACGGTTTAGATAAGgaatatgaatatttttatTGATTCTTAAATCTGTTCCTGTTTGATTAGATTTTCTGGAACCTGTTGCATCATCGGAAACATTTCCTGAGCTCTGTCTCCGGATGAGACGGATGAAGCTCCCGCTCTGCAGGAACCTGCACAGGAAGCAACATTCCTCCTGACTGAGCACTTCTCCTTTCTGCTCAAGCACCTGATGTGTTTGCTCTGAGCCTCGTCTCAGGACCACGAGGGTCACTGGACGATGGAGAAGGTTGTGAGGTTGCCGGCTCAACGCCACGAGGGAGCAGTGATAACACCGGTCAGTCAATAtcccagctcctcttcttctccaccGGCTGAGCTCCTCTTTACTGATGAAGGCAGCTAATGAAAGCGTGAGGAGTTCTGTGTCTGCTCTCGTTTCCTGAGCTGACTAATCGTTGTGTTCAGTCCCTCGGGGGCtgcagaccctggatctgtaaATGGAGGCGTTAGCACCTCAGTGGTGTTTCATTAAACTCACTCTCAGACAGTTACAGGCTTTCTCCTCAGGGGAAATGAAACAAATCGACATGTAAGCAGAAGACGTCCATCATATTCTGCCTCAGTCGAGTGTCAGCTGATCGTTTCCTCTGAGGAATCCAGCTCACAGCTGAGCGACTGAGGATCAGAGGCCGAGGGCTGGTTCTGATTCAGACTCGTCTTCCCAGGGTCCAGATGCAGCTGGAGGCTCCCGGCTGCGGCTCTGCAGGAGGCCTCCGTGCCCAGGAAGCTGATCTGAACTCTGCCCGTGCTCCGCTGGGTCCTTTTAATTATTCATCAAGAGACACAGCACCTGAAACAACAGCGCTGCCAGATAAAGGGAGCCGCCGGCCTCACTGTACAGCAAACATATCGCTTTCCATGAGAGCCAGGACCATGCATCTAGAAATGTGAAGCAACTTCTATGGGAAATCAATGGCTGCTGTCCTCATCGTGCAGAACGTgaactgtgctgctgcagagttcCTGCATGAGGAAACCACGCTGACCTGTGGTCAGCGCTGTTAGGAAGACACGATCCAGAACAGCCGCTTGGCAGAAATTACAGtgaatataaagatgaatgAGTCTTTCTCAGAAGATCTCAGGGGAGAAATAACAAGAAAACTGTTCGAGTAACTTCAATTAACGCAAAAGCTCAGAGTTCAGAACCATGTCAGTTATGAGACGA
The Pleuronectes platessa chromosome 21, fPlePla1.1, whole genome shotgun sequence DNA segment above includes these coding regions:
- the gpr142 gene encoding probable G-protein coupled receptor 142; protein product: MIDWPNVTAPGPREPGLKPEELQKSQCVLGFIPVIYYSVLLCVGVPVNVLTAVALSRLASRTKKALYYYLLAVTGSDILSQLFIIFVGFLLETAVFHRDVPSLLLHSVSAAEFAANHASIWSTVPLTVDRYVALCHPLLHRQISYPARARRIIAVVLALSLVSGVPFFWWSDMWRNSHPPTGRDTVLIWTHVTIIYFLPCSIFLVLNSLIIRTLRVRQRQQRSHEESGPKSAPPGRLGKTTAMLLAITSVFSVLWAPRTVVVIYHLYVSSVHRDWRVHLAYDLSNMLAMLNTAVNFFLYCFVSKPFRGAVRDVMLLRGGPLYPRRALRQHQAPNHASISSLYSGNHKRWQGEPTPLSTRRATEPS
- the gprc5c gene encoding G-protein coupled receptor family C group 5 member C yields the protein MEANNTPRGCGPDVDSLYYNLCDLGAVWGVVLEALAAAGVVFSFVLFISLLASLPFMKDKGRKSSVALHAGFLVFTGGLFCLTFAFIVGKDFSTCASRRFLFGVLFGGCFSCLLMQSVRLNLLARRDRGPPAWALCLGAMGLWLVEVVINTEWLIITVVRHPLLLLNLTAESSRATATPCNIANQDFVMALIYVLTLILALVVASLTVMAGKHNQWKREGACVLLSGLFSVGIWVAWIVMYVYGNERHGGPTWDDPTLAIALVANAWVFLIIYTIPEICCSTSEDEPQPSPGDELYPSQGVGYENILKEQSAKSMFMENKAFSMDEPNQGIKPVSPYSGYSGQLRSSVYQPTELALMSKGIGNVSTQHQVCVFEYNMMHTHCMGHKPRLLHVSRWDMDRTKQVNTQQRFLRF